The Microbacterium maritypicum genome contains a region encoding:
- the cydB gene encoding cytochrome d ubiquinol oxidase subunit II, with the protein MDLATLWFFIVAFFFVGYFVLDGFDFGVGMSLPFLGKDDVSRRQVINTIGPVWDLNETWVIVAGAVLFASFPEWYATLFSGFYLPLLLILLALILRGVSFEYRHQRDSVKWKAGFDRMIVIGSVVPALLWGVAFGNIVQGVAIDENHIYVGGFFALLNPYALLVGVTTLLLFFLHGVLFVALKTDGQVHEDARNLAKKAAIPTILVAAATVIWTVFIAMGREAPLLWLVIGTGALAAVSLIAAVGFSLVRRDGWAFFSGILTVLFAVVMLFSALFPYVMPSTIDPAYSLTIANASSTPYTLQIMSWTALIAMPLVLAYQAWTYWVFRKRVTRKSIEGAPAHA; encoded by the coding sequence ATGGATCTCGCAACGCTCTGGTTCTTCATCGTCGCCTTCTTCTTCGTGGGCTACTTCGTCCTCGACGGGTTCGACTTCGGCGTCGGCATGTCACTGCCGTTCCTCGGCAAGGACGACGTCTCGCGCCGTCAGGTCATCAACACGATCGGTCCGGTCTGGGATCTCAACGAGACCTGGGTCATCGTCGCCGGCGCCGTGCTGTTCGCGTCGTTCCCCGAGTGGTACGCCACGCTGTTCAGCGGGTTCTACCTGCCGCTGCTGCTGATCCTGCTCGCACTGATCCTGCGCGGGGTGTCGTTCGAATACCGGCACCAGCGCGACAGCGTGAAGTGGAAGGCCGGCTTCGACCGGATGATCGTGATCGGCTCGGTCGTTCCCGCGCTGCTGTGGGGCGTGGCGTTCGGCAACATCGTGCAGGGTGTGGCGATCGATGAGAACCACATCTACGTGGGCGGCTTCTTCGCACTGCTGAACCCGTACGCGCTGCTGGTCGGCGTCACCACGCTGCTGCTGTTCTTCCTGCACGGCGTGCTGTTCGTGGCGCTCAAGACCGACGGGCAGGTTCACGAGGACGCACGGAACCTGGCGAAGAAGGCCGCGATTCCCACGATCCTCGTCGCTGCCGCAACCGTGATCTGGACGGTGTTCATCGCGATGGGCCGTGAGGCTCCGCTGCTCTGGCTGGTCATCGGCACCGGGGCACTCGCGGCGGTCAGCCTGATCGCGGCGGTCGGATTCTCGCTCGTCCGACGCGACGGGTGGGCGTTCTTCTCCGGCATCCTCACGGTGCTGTTCGCCGTGGTCATGCTGTTCTCCGCCCTGTTCCCGTACGTGATGCCCTCGACGATCGACCCGGCGTACAGCCTCACGATCGCGAATGCGTCGAGCACGCCGTATACGCTGCAGATCATGAGTTGGACGGCCCTGATCGCGATGCCGCTCGTGCTCGCGTACCAGGCCTGGACGTACTGGGTCTTCCGCAAGCGGGTCACCCGGAAGTCGATCGAGGGGGCTCCGGCGCACGCGTGA
- a CDS encoding ATP-dependent Clp protease ATP-binding subunit yields MFERFTDRARRVVVLAQEEAKMLNHNYIGTEHILLGLIHEGEGVAAKALESLGISLDAVREQVQDIIGQGQQQPTGHIPFTPRAKKVLELSLREALQLGHNYIGTEHILLGLIREGEGVAAQVLVKLGADLNKVRQQVIQLLSGAPGREPASVGAQTNDSQASAQGGSAVLDQFGRNLTQAARDNKLDPVIGREKEAERVMQILSRRSKNNPVLIGEPGVGKTAVVEGLAQAIVKGDVPETLKDKQLYSLDLGSLIAGSRYRGDFEERLKKVTKEIRTRGDIIVFIDEIHTLVGAGAAEGAIDAASILKPLLARGELQTIGATTLDEYRKHFEKDAALERRFQPVQVNEPTLPHAINILKGLRDRYEAHHKVQITDGAIVAAANLADRYVSDRFLPDKAIDLIDEAGARLRLSILSSPPELREFDEKIAAVREQKEVASEEQDFEKAASLRDEEKSLLAERLRLEKQWRAGDVATSAVVDEGLIAEVLAQATGIPVFKLTEEESSRLVFMEKALHQRVIGQEEAIAALSKTIRRQRAGLKDPKRPSGSFIFAGPTGVGKTELAKALAEFLFDDEAALISLDMSEFGEKHTVSRLFGAPPGFVGFEEGGQLTEKVRRKPFSVVLFDEIEKAHPDIFNSLLQILEEGRLTDGQGRIVDFKNTVIIMTTNLGARDIAGGPVGFQIEGNDSTSYDRMKGKVNEELKRHFKPEFLNRVDDIIVFPQLSKSELVQIVDLFTKRLGERLLDRDMTIELSQAAKERLIEIGFDPALGARPLRRAMQHEVEDRLSEKILHGELNSGDHVKVDAKDGQFLFEHGPRDGGPVAVGVNTGGGAISGTPDLAVASGE; encoded by the coding sequence ATGTTCGAGAGATTCACGGACCGAGCCCGTCGAGTGGTCGTCCTCGCCCAAGAAGAGGCGAAGATGCTCAACCACAACTACATCGGAACCGAGCACATCCTGCTCGGTCTCATCCACGAGGGCGAAGGTGTCGCCGCCAAGGCGCTCGAAAGCCTCGGCATCTCCCTCGACGCCGTGCGCGAGCAGGTGCAGGACATCATCGGCCAGGGTCAGCAGCAGCCGACCGGGCACATCCCGTTCACCCCGCGCGCCAAGAAGGTGCTCGAGCTCAGCCTCCGCGAGGCCCTGCAGCTCGGCCACAACTACATCGGAACCGAGCACATCCTGCTCGGCCTCATCCGTGAGGGCGAGGGCGTCGCCGCCCAGGTGCTCGTCAAGCTCGGCGCCGACCTCAACAAGGTCCGCCAGCAGGTCATCCAGCTGCTCTCCGGCGCTCCCGGACGCGAGCCGGCCTCCGTCGGCGCGCAGACGAACGACTCGCAGGCCAGCGCCCAGGGCGGCTCCGCCGTGCTCGACCAGTTCGGTCGCAACCTCACGCAGGCCGCGCGCGACAACAAGCTCGACCCGGTCATCGGGCGCGAGAAGGAGGCGGAGCGGGTCATGCAGATCCTCTCCCGCCGCTCCAAGAACAACCCCGTCCTGATCGGCGAGCCCGGCGTCGGCAAGACCGCCGTCGTCGAGGGCCTGGCCCAGGCGATCGTCAAGGGCGATGTGCCCGAGACGCTGAAGGACAAGCAGCTCTACTCGCTCGACCTCGGCTCGCTCATCGCCGGGTCCCGCTACCGCGGTGACTTCGAGGAGCGCCTGAAGAAGGTCACCAAGGAGATCCGCACGCGCGGCGACATCATCGTCTTCATCGACGAGATCCACACCTTGGTGGGTGCGGGTGCCGCTGAGGGCGCGATCGACGCGGCCAGCATCCTGAAGCCGCTCCTCGCCCGTGGCGAGCTGCAGACGATCGGTGCCACCACGCTCGACGAGTACCGCAAGCACTTCGAGAAGGATGCAGCGCTCGAGCGCCGCTTCCAGCCGGTGCAGGTCAACGAGCCGACGCTGCCCCACGCGATCAACATCCTCAAGGGACTCCGCGACCGCTACGAGGCGCACCACAAGGTGCAGATCACCGACGGCGCTATCGTGGCCGCGGCGAACCTCGCCGACCGCTACGTCTCCGACCGGTTCCTCCCGGACAAGGCCATCGACCTGATCGACGAGGCCGGCGCACGTCTGCGTCTGTCGATCCTGTCGAGCCCGCCCGAGCTGCGCGAGTTCGACGAGAAGATCGCCGCCGTGCGTGAGCAGAAGGAGGTCGCCTCCGAGGAGCAGGACTTCGAGAAGGCCGCATCCCTGCGCGATGAGGAGAAGAGCCTCCTCGCCGAGCGTCTGCGTCTCGAGAAGCAGTGGCGTGCAGGCGACGTCGCGACCTCCGCGGTCGTCGACGAGGGGCTGATCGCCGAGGTGCTCGCACAGGCCACCGGCATCCCCGTCTTCAAGCTCACGGAGGAGGAGTCCAGCCGACTCGTCTTCATGGAGAAGGCCCTGCACCAGCGCGTCATCGGTCAGGAAGAGGCGATCGCCGCCCTCTCCAAGACGATCCGTCGTCAGCGTGCCGGTCTCAAGGACCCGAAGCGCCCCTCCGGCTCGTTCATCTTCGCCGGCCCCACGGGTGTCGGAAAGACCGAGCTCGCCAAGGCTCTCGCCGAGTTCCTGTTCGACGACGAGGCTGCGCTGATCTCGCTCGACATGAGCGAGTTCGGTGAGAAGCACACCGTCTCGCGTCTGTTCGGTGCCCCTCCCGGATTCGTCGGATTCGAAGAGGGCGGCCAGCTCACCGAGAAGGTGCGGCGCAAGCCGTTCAGCGTGGTGCTCTTCGACGAGATCGAGAAGGCCCACCCTGACATCTTCAACTCGCTGCTGCAGATCCTCGAAGAGGGTCGTCTCACCGACGGTCAGGGTCGGATCGTGGACTTCAAGAACACGGTCATCATCATGACCACCAACCTCGGTGCGCGCGACATCGCCGGCGGTCCTGTGGGCTTCCAGATCGAGGGCAACGACTCGACCAGCTACGACCGGATGAAGGGCAAGGTGAACGAAGAGCTCAAGCGGCACTTCAAGCCCGAGTTCCTGAACCGTGTCGACGACATCATCGTGTTCCCGCAGCTCTCCAAGAGCGAGCTGGTGCAGATCGTCGATCTGTTCACCAAGCGCCTCGGCGAGCGTCTGCTGGACCGCGACATGACGATCGAGCTGTCGCAGGCCGCCAAGGAGCGCCTCATCGAGATCGGATTCGACCCGGCGCTCGGCGCCCGACCGCTGCGTCGCGCGATGCAGCACGAGGTCGAGGACCGTCTGTCGGAGAAGATCCTGCACGGCGAGCTCAACTCCGGCGACCACGTGAAGGTCGATGCGAAGGACGGGCAGTTCCTGTTCGAGCACGGCCCGCGCGACGGCGGCCCCGTCGCGGTCGGCGTCAACACCGGCGGCGGCGCGATCTCCGGCACCCCCGACCTGGCGGTCGCCAGCGGGGAGTGA
- the radA gene encoding DNA repair protein RadA, with amino-acid sequence MATRKPAPPAYVCTECGWTTAKWVGRCGECQQWGTVQEQAAQTGILRRVGPVAPTADRAARPITQITTQDAPRRSSGVGEFDRVLGGGIVPGAAILLSGEPGVGKSTLLLEVAAQAARGGRRVLYASAEESPGQVRLRAERTGALHDELYLASETDLATILGHIDEVKPQLVIVDSVQTVSSSLIDGAAGQPSQVREVAATLIRIAKDRDLPIIIVGHVTKDGQVAGPRVLEHLVDVVCHFEGDRQTSLRFIRALKNRFGPTDEVGCFEMTGDGIAEVPDPSGLFLSQGATEPGTCVAISLEGRRALPVEVQALTVPSNAPNPRRIVHGLDSSRVAMVLAILERRAGVPTGSLDVYVSTVGGVRFTEPAADLAIAIAVAGSIQQISVPRTVAAVGELSLAGEIRPVTQAAQRRSEAARLGYEQVVDDRSKTLRAALGDVRARNTSRRSDRDIPPF; translated from the coding sequence ATGGCCACCCGGAAACCCGCTCCACCCGCGTACGTGTGCACGGAATGCGGGTGGACGACCGCGAAGTGGGTCGGGCGCTGCGGCGAGTGCCAGCAGTGGGGAACCGTCCAGGAACAGGCGGCGCAGACCGGCATCCTCCGACGGGTCGGCCCGGTCGCACCGACGGCCGATCGTGCCGCACGGCCCATCACCCAGATCACGACGCAGGATGCTCCTCGGCGCTCGAGTGGCGTCGGCGAGTTCGACCGTGTGCTCGGCGGGGGCATCGTGCCGGGCGCGGCGATCCTGCTCAGCGGCGAACCCGGCGTCGGCAAGTCGACTCTCCTCCTCGAGGTCGCAGCGCAGGCCGCTCGCGGCGGACGCCGTGTGCTCTACGCGAGCGCCGAGGAGTCTCCCGGCCAGGTGCGACTGCGTGCCGAGCGCACGGGCGCGCTGCACGACGAGCTCTATCTGGCGAGTGAGACCGACCTGGCGACGATCCTCGGTCACATCGACGAGGTGAAGCCGCAGCTCGTGATCGTCGACTCGGTGCAGACGGTCTCATCGTCGTTGATCGACGGTGCTGCCGGGCAGCCGAGCCAGGTGCGCGAGGTCGCGGCGACGCTGATCCGCATCGCGAAAGACCGCGACCTGCCGATCATCATCGTCGGCCACGTCACGAAAGACGGACAGGTCGCAGGCCCCAGGGTGCTCGAGCACCTCGTCGACGTCGTGTGCCACTTCGAAGGCGACAGGCAGACGTCCCTGCGCTTCATCCGCGCCCTCAAGAACCGCTTCGGGCCGACCGACGAGGTCGGCTGCTTCGAGATGACCGGAGATGGCATCGCCGAGGTGCCCGACCCTTCGGGGCTCTTCCTCTCGCAGGGAGCCACCGAGCCGGGCACCTGCGTCGCGATCTCGCTCGAAGGCCGGCGTGCTCTTCCGGTCGAGGTGCAGGCGCTCACGGTGCCCAGCAACGCCCCCAACCCCCGCCGCATCGTGCACGGCCTCGACTCCTCGCGGGTGGCGATGGTGCTGGCGATCCTCGAGCGTCGCGCAGGTGTGCCCACCGGCAGTCTCGACGTCTACGTGTCGACGGTCGGTGGCGTGCGCTTCACCGAGCCGGCGGCCGACCTCGCGATCGCGATCGCCGTGGCAGGGTCCATCCAGCAGATCTCGGTCCCGCGCACGGTCGCCGCCGTGGGCGAGCTGAGCCTCGCCGGCGAGATCCGTCCGGTCACCCAGGCGGCGCAGCGACGGTCCGAGGCCGCACGCCTGGGATACGAGCAGGTGGTCGACGACCGTTCGAAGACACTCCGCGCCGCGCTCGGCGATGTGCGAGCACGCAACACGTCACGCCGCTCCGATCGCGACATCCCGCCGTTCTGA
- the cydD gene encoding thiol reductant ABC exporter subunit CydD has translation MKPVDPRLLRYAGAARVFLAASALIGVIQTAVTIAFAWLLTDAITGAIAGRDITSSLLWLLLAALLRGLLIAASDAAGTRAAAKTGMQLRSALVAAVGKLGPGWLAQRNQTELAVTAGHGLEALDAYFARYLPQLVLTVIATPVLVAVMWWQDWPSGLTAVITLPLIPIFLILIGMATRTVQTRQWQTLQRLAARFADTVQGLSTLRLFGRDRRAADRIEVTADEYRRETMKVLRFSFLSGFAMELLASIAVALIAVSVGFRLLSGDLTLEVGLFVLLLAPEAFLPIRQVGVQFHAASEGVAATEDVFDVLDAAGERTGERSEESARMQERSTDAGGIAVGTSDIRESVLHVDRTDEGSLVVAGLRVRDLPPVSFTAAPGTITVIEGPSGSGKSSLLAALRGAVEFEGTAAFAGKDVRGLAPSAWLAWAGQAPGLTRGTVAANVALGDPVPDADRTRAALDDACAETVDADLELGVQGAGLSGGQAQRVAVARALYRQASATDRVLALDEPSSALDPETEDRLWRSLRRRADAGAMILLVSHRRTAREIADQIVELGVSA, from the coding sequence GTGAAACCCGTCGATCCGAGACTGCTGCGCTACGCGGGTGCCGCGAGGGTCTTCCTCGCGGCATCCGCGTTGATCGGCGTCATCCAGACGGCGGTCACGATCGCGTTCGCGTGGCTGCTGACCGACGCGATCACCGGTGCGATCGCGGGGCGCGACATCACCTCGTCGCTGCTCTGGCTGCTGCTGGCGGCGCTCCTGCGCGGACTGCTGATCGCCGCGTCCGACGCGGCAGGCACACGCGCCGCCGCGAAGACCGGGATGCAGCTGCGTTCGGCGCTCGTCGCGGCGGTCGGGAAGCTGGGCCCGGGGTGGCTGGCACAGCGGAATCAGACCGAGCTCGCGGTCACCGCAGGTCACGGGCTCGAGGCGCTCGACGCCTACTTCGCCCGGTACCTCCCGCAACTGGTGCTGACCGTGATCGCGACGCCGGTTCTGGTCGCGGTGATGTGGTGGCAGGACTGGCCGAGCGGTCTCACCGCGGTGATCACCTTGCCGCTGATCCCGATCTTCCTGATCCTGATCGGGATGGCGACGCGCACGGTGCAGACGCGCCAGTGGCAGACGCTCCAGCGCCTGGCCGCGCGCTTCGCCGACACGGTGCAGGGACTGTCGACGCTGCGACTGTTCGGACGCGATCGCCGCGCGGCCGATCGCATCGAGGTCACGGCCGACGAGTACCGCCGCGAGACCATGAAGGTGCTGCGGTTCTCGTTCCTGTCGGGCTTCGCGATGGAGCTGCTGGCCTCGATCGCCGTGGCGCTGATCGCGGTGTCGGTGGGGTTCAGACTTCTCTCCGGTGACCTGACGCTCGAGGTGGGGCTGTTCGTGCTGCTGCTCGCGCCTGAGGCGTTTTTGCCGATCCGACAGGTGGGCGTGCAGTTCCACGCGGCGTCCGAAGGAGTCGCCGCGACCGAGGACGTCTTCGACGTGCTCGACGCCGCGGGGGAGCGCACGGGGGAGCGCTCGGAGGAGAGCGCACGGATGCAGGAGCGTTCGACGGATGCAGGAGGAATCGCCGTCGGAACCTCCGACATCCGGGAATCGGTCCTGCATGTGGACCGCACGGATGAGGGAAGCCTCGTGGTCGCGGGGCTGCGCGTGCGCGATCTGCCGCCCGTGTCGTTCACGGCCGCGCCGGGGACCATCACCGTCATCGAAGGGCCGAGCGGGTCGGGGAAGTCGTCGCTGCTCGCGGCTCTCCGCGGCGCGGTCGAGTTCGAGGGGACGGCCGCCTTCGCGGGGAAGGACGTGCGGGGGCTCGCGCCGTCGGCATGGCTCGCGTGGGCGGGGCAGGCTCCCGGTCTGACCCGGGGGACCGTGGCGGCGAACGTCGCGCTCGGCGATCCGGTCCCCGACGCCGACCGGACCCGCGCCGCCCTCGACGACGCCTGCGCCGAGACCGTCGACGCCGATCTCGAGCTCGGTGTGCAGGGAGCGGGGCTCTCGGGCGGGCAGGCCCAGCGCGTGGCCGTGGCCAGGGCGCTGTACCGCCAGGCATCCGCCACCGATCGTGTGCTCGCGCTCGATGAGCCCTCGAGCGCGCTCGACCCCGAGACCGAGGACCGGCTGTGGCGCTCGCTGCGACGGAGGGCCGATGCCGGAGCCATGATCCTCCTCGTCTCGCACCGTCGCACCGCACGGGAGATCGCGGATCAGATCGTGGAGCTGGGGGTGAGCGCATGA
- a CDS encoding cytochrome ubiquinol oxidase subunit I: protein MEWLDPLALARWQFGLTTVYHYLFVPLTIGMALVAAIFQTAWVRTAKVQYLHLTRFFGKIFLINFAMGVVTGIVQEFQFGMNWSDYSRFVGDVFGAPLAFEGLLAFFFEATFIGLWIFGWDKLPQKLHLATIWCVSIGSILSAYFIIAANAFMQNPVGYTFNEATNRAELTDFWALLTNPVALAAFPHTIFGAFMFAAGVVISVSAWHLSRGQHFDTMRISLKFGLWAMIVSTAGVVLTGDQLGLAMYAAQPMKMAAAEATFNTVCGPDASFSIFTLGTPDGSSELFSIRVPYLLSLLSTHTLDACVHGINDLNAEYAQTYASTGLTDFAPILWITYWAFRWMIGLGIAAALVAVAGLWVTRKGAKKPVAPWMWKVAIWSFPLALAANIMGWVFTEMGRQPWIVFGLMTTQDGVSPGVSGLEVLISLISFTAIYAALAVVEIRLIIRAAQKGPDTEEKPHDETAQLPSVVY from the coding sequence ATGGAATGGCTTGATCCGCTCGCTCTCGCCCGATGGCAATTCGGGCTGACGACCGTCTACCACTACCTCTTCGTGCCGTTGACGATCGGCATGGCGCTGGTCGCCGCGATCTTCCAGACCGCGTGGGTGCGCACCGCCAAGGTGCAGTACCTGCATCTGACCCGCTTCTTCGGCAAGATCTTCCTCATCAACTTCGCCATGGGCGTCGTCACCGGCATCGTGCAGGAGTTCCAGTTCGGCATGAACTGGTCGGACTACTCCCGCTTCGTCGGCGACGTGTTCGGCGCACCGCTCGCCTTCGAGGGCCTGCTGGCCTTCTTCTTCGAGGCGACCTTCATCGGGCTGTGGATCTTCGGCTGGGACAAGCTCCCGCAGAAGCTGCACCTCGCCACGATCTGGTGCGTCTCGATCGGCAGCATCCTGTCGGCGTACTTCATCATCGCCGCCAACGCGTTCATGCAGAACCCCGTGGGCTACACGTTCAACGAGGCGACTAACCGTGCGGAGCTGACCGACTTCTGGGCACTGCTGACCAACCCGGTCGCGCTCGCCGCGTTCCCGCACACGATCTTCGGCGCGTTCATGTTCGCGGCCGGTGTCGTGATCTCGGTCTCGGCCTGGCACCTCTCGCGCGGCCAGCACTTCGACACCATGCGCATCTCGCTCAAGTTCGGGCTGTGGGCCATGATCGTCTCGACCGCCGGCGTGGTGCTCACGGGCGACCAGCTCGGACTCGCGATGTACGCCGCGCAGCCGATGAAGATGGCCGCCGCCGAGGCGACGTTCAACACGGTGTGCGGGCCGGATGCCTCGTTCAGCATCTTCACGCTCGGCACACCGGACGGCAGCTCGGAGCTGTTCTCCATCCGCGTGCCGTATCTGCTCTCGCTGCTGTCGACCCACACGCTCGACGCGTGCGTGCACGGCATCAACGACCTGAACGCCGAGTACGCCCAGACGTACGCCTCCACCGGTCTGACCGACTTCGCCCCGATCCTGTGGATCACGTACTGGGCGTTCCGCTGGATGATCGGCCTCGGCATCGCCGCAGCGCTCGTGGCCGTCGCCGGTCTCTGGGTCACCCGCAAGGGCGCCAAGAAGCCTGTCGCCCCGTGGATGTGGAAGGTCGCGATCTGGTCGTTCCCGCTCGCGCTGGCCGCCAACATCATGGGCTGGGTCTTCACCGAGATGGGAAGGCAACCCTGGATCGTGTTCGGGCTGATGACCACGCAGGACGGTGTCTCGCCGGGCGTCAGCGGGCTCGAGGTGCTGATATCGCTCATCTCGTTCACCGCGATCTACGCGGCGCTCGCCGTCGTCGAGATCCGTCTCATCATCCGGGCCGCGCAGAAGGGGCCCGACACCGAAGAGAAGCCGCATGACGAGACGGCCCAGCTGCCGTCGGTCGTCTACTGA
- a CDS encoding amino-acid N-acetyltransferase — MSEYIVRPARSADIVGIRDLLQPLVEQRILLGKDLAVLYGAVQEFVVAEADGVLIGCGALHVFWEDLGEVRTLLVRDDWLHHGVGRAIVDRLEENAATLGLTRLFCLTFEVDFFGRRGYTPIGEQVVDSDVYSQLLRSGDAGVEEFLDLAHVKPNTLGNTRMLKVL, encoded by the coding sequence GTGAGCGAGTACATCGTCCGGCCGGCGCGCAGCGCCGACATCGTCGGCATCCGTGACCTGCTGCAGCCGCTCGTGGAGCAGCGCATCCTGCTCGGCAAAGACCTGGCGGTGCTGTACGGCGCCGTGCAGGAGTTCGTCGTCGCGGAGGCCGACGGGGTGCTGATCGGATGCGGCGCCCTGCACGTGTTCTGGGAAGACCTCGGCGAGGTGCGCACCCTCCTGGTGCGCGACGACTGGCTGCACCACGGCGTCGGACGTGCGATCGTCGACCGCCTGGAGGAGAACGCCGCGACGCTCGGGCTGACCCGCCTGTTCTGTCTCACCTTCGAGGTCGACTTCTTCGGGCGCCGGGGCTACACGCCGATCGGCGAGCAGGTGGTCGACTCCGACGTGTACTCGCAGCTGCTGCGCAGCGGTGACGCGGGTGTCGAGGAGTTCCTCGACCTCGCCCACGTCAAGCCGAACACGCTCGGCAACACCCGCATGCTGAAGGTGCTCTGA
- a CDS encoding helix-turn-helix transcriptional regulator — MANGGPVCGPISSYSRVQILHLLFEAGSSQTRGELSITELCEATGLHPNTVREHLGRLIEGGYVIPTIEHRTTRGRPRTLYSAATGAPGASSPVARDKAKAAARRGDLMRSMLPDVASGLGRDATYQLDALVEHLEESGFEPVLDDQQLTVDLSPCPHAAGRSEDRPMLCRVHLELMQGVLNEAGGPLEAECVRDAVLASDCTVQLRDTTASLIEGTEPPRHRTTPQHHRTGVAHGMA; from the coding sequence ATGGCCAACGGCGGGCCCGTTTGCGGGCCGATCTCGAGCTACTCCCGGGTGCAGATCCTGCACTTGCTCTTCGAAGCGGGAAGTTCGCAGACCCGAGGCGAGCTCTCGATCACCGAGCTGTGCGAGGCCACGGGGCTGCACCCCAACACGGTCCGCGAGCACCTGGGGCGCTTGATCGAGGGCGGCTACGTGATCCCGACGATCGAGCATCGCACCACGCGGGGCCGGCCGCGCACGCTGTACAGCGCCGCGACCGGAGCACCGGGCGCCTCCAGCCCCGTCGCCCGCGACAAGGCCAAGGCCGCTGCGCGCCGCGGAGACCTGATGCGGAGCATGCTTCCCGACGTGGCATCCGGTCTCGGCCGAGACGCCACGTACCAGCTCGACGCGCTCGTGGAGCACCTGGAGGAGAGCGGCTTCGAGCCCGTGCTCGACGACCAGCAGCTCACGGTCGACCTCAGCCCCTGCCCGCACGCCGCCGGACGCTCGGAAGATCGTCCGATGCTGTGCCGTGTGCACCTCGAACTCATGCAAGGCGTCCTCAACGAGGCAGGCGGACCACTCGAAGCCGAGTGCGTTCGCGATGCCGTCCTCGCCTCGGACTGCACCGTGCAGCTGCGCGACACCACCGCGTCGCTGATCGAGGGAACGGAGCCGCCGCGTCACCGCACGACGCCGCAGCACCACAGAACAGGAGTCGCGCATGGAATGGCTTGA